GCCAGTTCAGCGTCTCGCCGTTCAGCAGCACCGCGGGCGTGCCGCCACCCGGCAGCTGCTCGGTGGTCTGCGCCACGAAGTCGGCGTACGTGCGGTCGGCGATGCACTCCGCCGCACCCGTGGCCCCGGCCCGCTCCGCGAAGGAGAGGATCTCCTCGTCCGTCAGACCGGGCGTCGTCTCCGCGGGCTGATTCGAGAACATCAGGTCCATGAACGGGTACGCCGCGTCGGGGTTGTCCTCCGCGACGCAGTACATCGCGTTGGCTGCGCGGGTCGAGAACTCCGTCCCCTGCGACGCACGGTCGAGGATGGAGACCGGGTACACCTCGAG
The Microbacterium sp. JZ31 genome window above contains:
- a CDS encoding DsbA family protein, which codes for MAGGKTNWVAIWISAAVVVLLVAVGGIVVWMNNQATAPAEAPASASIDETTGAIRVGEGPDVLATYVDFMCPYCGSFEESWGETIAEQVSARALTLEVYPVSILDRASQGTEFSTRAANAMYCVAEDNPDAAYPFMDLMFSNQPAETTPGLTDEEILSFAERAGATGAAECIADRTYADFVAQTTEQLPGGGTPAVLLNGETLNWQATPEQELLPRLQ